In a single window of the Litorilituus sediminis genome:
- a CDS encoding murein transglycosylase domain-containing protein, producing the protein MAAKLTKLFTMFCKVTCLLLTLTALQSCTSYDQKQLSKAITSNDPEKAIKQYAKNKSRQYQQSPESVIHDINQLNKRFKELKNIIESIWGKDNSQLPSKKKYVKYTNKYQSKALVDFEQGHIIVETIATKEPIEKLQKAIVTTLLTSENPANTDIFSDKSPTLQGKPYLLGQVVDQDNKAIEYQWRANRFAQYLITKQLKQKRANGKTIRYVEIAMVNKHQQLRKNKYANYVLASANRYQIKPELIFAVIETESSFNPFAVSSSNAYGLMQIMPQTAGKDVYQRILKKPGVPSKQTLFKAEQNIEIGTAYLHILEQQYLKTINRAQSKHYAMISAYNGGAGNVFKTFDSNRGIAAKKINKLTSMQVFNTLTKRHPRAETRRYLSKVSKAEKRYQQ; encoded by the coding sequence ATGGCAGCAAAGCTCACTAAATTATTTACCATGTTCTGCAAAGTAACTTGCCTGCTACTCACCTTGACTGCCTTGCAAAGCTGTACCAGCTATGATCAAAAGCAGTTAAGTAAAGCTATCACCAGTAATGATCCTGAAAAAGCAATAAAGCAATACGCAAAAAATAAGTCCCGCCAATACCAACAGTCGCCTGAAAGCGTCATACATGACATTAATCAACTAAATAAGCGTTTCAAAGAGCTAAAAAACATCATTGAATCAATATGGGGCAAAGATAACTCACAATTACCTAGCAAAAAGAAATACGTAAAATACACCAATAAATACCAATCAAAAGCCTTAGTCGATTTTGAACAAGGTCATATTATTGTTGAAACCATAGCAACGAAAGAGCCAATAGAAAAACTGCAAAAAGCAATTGTGACCACCTTGCTTACCTCAGAAAACCCAGCCAATACTGATATTTTTTCAGATAAGTCTCCCACCCTACAAGGTAAGCCTTATTTATTAGGGCAAGTTGTCGATCAAGACAATAAAGCGATTGAATACCAATGGCGTGCCAATCGCTTTGCTCAATATCTCATTACCAAACAACTAAAACAAAAAAGGGCCAATGGTAAAACAATTCGCTATGTTGAAATAGCTATGGTGAACAAGCATCAACAACTACGGAAAAACAAATACGCTAACTATGTACTCGCTTCTGCTAATCGCTATCAAATCAAACCAGAGTTAATTTTTGCCGTCATTGAAACTGAAAGTAGCTTTAATCCTTTTGCCGTTAGCTCATCTAATGCCTATGGTTTAATGCAAATTATGCCGCAAACTGCCGGTAAAGATGTCTATCAACGCATTTTAAAAAAGCCCGGTGTGCCCAGTAAACAAACATTATTTAAAGCAGAGCAAAATATAGAGATAGGCACCGCTTATTTACACATATTAGAACAGCAATACCTGAAAACAATTAACCGCGCCCAAAGTAAGCACTACGCGATGATTTCAGCCTACAATGGTGGTGCTGGTAATGTATTTAAAACCTTTGATAGCAATAGAGGTATTGCTGCAAAGAAAATCAATAAGCTCACTTCGATGCAAGTATTCAATACCTTAACTAAGCGCCACCCAAGAGCAGAAACAAGACGTTACCTAAGCAAAGTTAGCAAGGCTGAAAAGCGCTATCAGCAATAA
- a CDS encoding uracil-DNA glycosylase family protein, whose translation MSMDKLLNQIMQCQLCQDKLPLPPKPILQISEHSKILIAGQAPGIATHHKGIPFDDKSGDRLRHWLGVNKNQFYDKNLFAIVPMGFCYPGKGKSGDLAPLTQCADTWHRSLLAKLTQVELTIIIGKYASKFHLQSDDSITDLTQRWQTLLTKNMIVLPHPSPRNNIWLKRNPWFENEVIPQLQMRVQGIIK comes from the coding sequence ATATCTATGGACAAATTGCTCAATCAGATAATGCAGTGTCAATTATGCCAAGATAAATTGCCACTGCCGCCAAAGCCAATACTGCAAATAAGTGAGCACAGTAAAATACTGATAGCAGGTCAAGCGCCCGGTATTGCTACACACCATAAAGGTATTCCTTTTGATGATAAAAGTGGTGATAGATTAAGGCACTGGCTTGGTGTAAATAAAAACCAATTTTATGATAAAAACCTCTTTGCTATTGTGCCTATGGGCTTTTGCTACCCAGGTAAAGGAAAGTCCGGCGATTTAGCCCCATTAACCCAGTGTGCCGATACCTGGCACCGCAGTTTACTCGCAAAGTTAACGCAAGTTGAACTGACCATAATCATCGGCAAATATGCCAGTAAATTTCACCTACAAAGCGATGACAGCATCACGGATTTAACACAGCGTTGGCAAACATTATTAACAAAAAATATGATAGTACTACCTCACCCTAGCCCGCGTAATAATATCTGGCTAAAACGAAATCCTTGGTTTGAAAATGAAGTCATTCCTCAGTTACAAATGCGCGTGCAAGGCATTATTAAATAA
- a CDS encoding CBS domain-containing protein, producing MESLKVQEYMNHYPVTFTVDMALEEASLRFLKTKQIGGPVIDNNFKLLGFLSESDVLAKMIDTIYYNEHIAHVADIMRKDVLSVKPYDSILELAQNMLKDKPKVYPVIDDDGNLLGTICRNEVLQAFDRHRRAHLAKNLAHAAR from the coding sequence ATGGAGTCATTAAAAGTACAAGAATATATGAACCACTACCCAGTTACGTTTACTGTAGATATGGCGCTAGAAGAGGCATCTTTACGTTTTCTAAAAACCAAACAAATTGGTGGTCCAGTGATTGATAATAACTTTAAACTCTTAGGGTTTTTATCTGAAAGTGATGTGTTAGCTAAAATGATTGATACCATTTACTACAATGAACATATTGCCCATGTTGCCGATATTATGCGCAAGGACGTACTGTCGGTAAAACCTTACGATAGTATATTAGAGCTCGCGCAAAACATGCTAAAAGATAAGCCTAAAGTTTATCCTGTCATTGATGATGACGGTAACTTACTAGGAACCATCTGCCGCAACGAAGTGTTGCAAGCGTTTGACCGTCATAGACGTGCACATTTAGCTAAAAACTTAGCTCACGCTGCTCGGTAA